Proteins from a genomic interval of Niabella soli DSM 19437:
- a CDS encoding sugar MFS transporter, translating into MTDTQIIAPGGLSRRETMVSLIIIGLLFFIFGFVSWVNAILIPYFKIACELTHFQSYFVTLAFYISYLLIAVPASFLLKRTGFKKGMMLGLWIMAAGAFMFIPAALARTYALFLTGLFLLGTGLAIMQTAVNPYITILGPKEQAAQRISIMGICNKGAGILAPLIFAAVILRTTDAELFRQIPLMNPLQKATALDELIRRVIVPYSVVGLGLFVFGVFVRYSSLPEIDTEHEPPAVATANSGKHTIFQFPHLVLGALAIFIHVGTQIVAIDTIINYAGSMGMNLLEAKAFPSYTLTATIIGYITGIICIPKFFSQVTALKVCTLLGLLFSIVILLAKGNVSLFGHQADLSIWFLVLLGLANSLVWAGIWPLALDGLGRFTKLGASIMIMGLCGNAIMPLLYGWLADVWNPRAAYVVLLPCYGYLIIYAVYGHKIRNWKSNKKKNN; encoded by the coding sequence ATGACGGATACGCAAATAATAGCACCGGGTGGTTTAAGTAGACGGGAAACGATGGTGTCGCTGATAATTATCGGCCTCCTGTTTTTTATTTTCGGGTTTGTGTCCTGGGTAAATGCTATTCTGATACCTTATTTCAAGATCGCCTGCGAATTGACCCATTTCCAATCGTACTTTGTGACGCTGGCATTTTATATTTCTTATTTGCTTATTGCTGTGCCGGCGTCTTTTCTTTTAAAACGTACCGGGTTCAAAAAAGGGATGATGTTGGGGCTATGGATCATGGCTGCCGGCGCTTTTATGTTTATACCGGCAGCGCTTGCGCGTACGTACGCGTTATTTTTAACCGGGCTATTTTTATTAGGTACCGGCCTGGCGATCATGCAGACGGCAGTCAACCCTTATATAACAATATTAGGTCCGAAAGAGCAGGCTGCCCAGCGGATCAGCATCATGGGTATTTGCAACAAAGGCGCCGGTATCCTGGCGCCGCTGATATTTGCGGCAGTAATCCTGCGCACTACGGATGCGGAACTATTCCGGCAGATCCCGCTTATGAATCCTTTACAAAAAGCAACCGCATTGGATGAGCTGATCCGGCGTGTAATAGTGCCTTATAGTGTCGTGGGACTGGGACTGTTTGTATTTGGCGTTTTTGTACGTTATTCTTCGTTACCTGAAATAGACACTGAGCATGAGCCTCCTGCAGTTGCCACGGCTAATTCGGGCAAGCATACCATTTTCCAGTTTCCCCACCTGGTATTGGGCGCCCTGGCTATTTTCATACATGTAGGCACCCAGATTGTGGCTATTGATACCATTATCAATTACGCCGGAAGTATGGGTATGAATTTGCTGGAAGCAAAAGCTTTTCCTTCTTATACGTTAACGGCTACTATTATCGGGTATATAACAGGGATTATTTGTATACCAAAATTTTTTAGTCAGGTTACGGCGTTAAAAGTATGCACCCTTCTGGGGTTGCTTTTTTCAATAGTGATCCTTTTGGCAAAAGGCAATGTATCCCTGTTCGGGCATCAGGCAGACCTGTCGATCTGGTTCCTCGTTTTGCTGGGATTAGCCAATTCATTGGTATGGGCGGGCATCTGGCCACTGGCACTGGACGGGTTAGGCCGTTTTACCAAACTGGGCGCATCTATCATGATCATGGGGCTTTGTGGCAATGCTATTATGCCGTTACTTTATGGGTGGCTTGCAGATGTGTGGAATCCGCGGGCGGCATATGTGGTGCTCCTTCCCTGTTATGGATACCTGATTATTTATGCAGTGTACGGGCATAAGATCCGGAACTGGAAATCTAATAAAAAGAAAAATAATTGA
- a CDS encoding AraC family transcriptional regulator, producing the protein MIRVLLLIDHSSKFSRRLLRGLVQYSKDHGPWLFYRLPSYYKTLNGEEGILKWAREWKADAIIAQGDHEETGFLKCLGIPVMTQNYKKRSQDFSNLTGDYRGTGRMAAQFFLQRRYCNFAFYGNKGVVWSMERAEGYKKEVEKNKGNYFYFETETLNGEEWSSSHEKLDQWLLSLPKPVALFACDDHFALQVSLACKLNNIAVPNELALLGVDNDDLICNLSDPPISSIALDVEWGGYETGRVLHQLVTKERTLPHNIIINPVRFELRKSTEKYNVANEHIREVLQYIEASFTTPIPIATLTRRVPLSRRNLETKFKNEMGVSLYQFILRRRIEYFADLLFARPGVPLLDLAIQSGFNDARNLSRIFKKAKGYTPTAYQKKFARI; encoded by the coding sequence ATGATCAGGGTTTTATTATTGATTGATCATTCCAGTAAATTCAGCCGGCGTCTGCTTCGGGGACTGGTACAATACTCCAAAGATCATGGCCCGTGGTTGTTTTACCGGCTGCCTTCCTATTATAAAACCCTTAACGGAGAAGAAGGGATATTGAAATGGGCCCGGGAGTGGAAGGCGGATGCCATTATCGCGCAGGGCGATCATGAAGAGACTGGTTTTCTTAAATGTCTCGGTATTCCTGTAATGACGCAAAACTATAAAAAACGTAGTCAGGATTTTTCAAATCTCACCGGTGATTACAGGGGGACAGGCCGTATGGCCGCGCAATTCTTCCTGCAGCGGCGCTATTGCAATTTTGCTTTTTATGGAAACAAAGGAGTCGTATGGTCTATGGAGCGCGCCGAGGGATATAAAAAGGAAGTGGAAAAGAATAAGGGGAACTACTTTTACTTTGAAACGGAAACGCTGAACGGCGAAGAATGGAGCAGCAGTCATGAAAAATTGGATCAGTGGTTACTTTCATTGCCCAAACCTGTGGCGTTGTTTGCTTGTGATGACCATTTCGCCCTGCAGGTTTCGCTGGCCTGTAAACTGAACAATATTGCTGTTCCGAATGAATTGGCATTGCTTGGAGTAGATAATGATGACCTGATCTGTAATCTATCCGATCCTCCTATTTCTTCGATAGCTTTAGATGTGGAATGGGGCGGGTACGAAACCGGGCGGGTTTTGCATCAGTTGGTAACAAAAGAGCGCACATTGCCTCATAATATTATTATAAACCCTGTCAGGTTTGAGTTAAGAAAGTCCACAGAAAAATACAATGTGGCAAATGAACATATCCGCGAAGTCCTGCAGTATATTGAAGCCTCATTTACCACACCCATTCCTATTGCGACGCTTACGCGCAGAGTGCCATTGTCGAGAAGGAACCTTGAAACCAAATTTAAAAATGAAATGGGCGTTTCGCTTTATCAATTTATATTAAGGCGAAGGATTGAATATTTTGCCGATCTTCTGTTCGCCCGGCCAGGGGTGCCATTACTGGATCTGGCCATTCAGTCTGGTTTTAACGATGCACGCAATCTTTCGCGTATTTTTAAGAAGGCTAAGGGATACACGCCAACGGCATATCAGAAAAAATTTGCACGGATTTAA
- a CDS encoding Gfo/Idh/MocA family protein encodes MDQQKNQSRRDFIKKAVLSSAAVSMGGVLPGFSARSYKSIWGANERFAIGVMGVNSRGLALASNFAKQPNAAVRYISDVDTRAADKCISRVEAIQQLKPVAKPDFRRALEARDLDIMVVATPDHWHAPAALLAMQAGKHVYLEKPCSHNPHEGELLVAAQKKYKKVLQMGNQRRSWPNVAQAIKEIHDGIIGRPYYAKTWYANSRKPIGTGKVVAVPNWLNYDLWQGPAPRMPYKDNLLHYNWHWFWHWGTGEALNNGTHMVDLARWGLQVDYPVKVQSSGGRLVFTDDWQTPDTQMITLEFANKTMITWEGRSANGRESEGSSVGVVFYGEKGSLQIDAGNSYHVYGLDNKLIKEVKGDATVKATDLSNPAETLDAFHFQNMFDAIKGGAALHSDIEGGFKSTLLVQLGNIAQRTTGLLHTDSKNGHILSDPGAMKLWSRTYEKGWEPKV; translated from the coding sequence ATGGATCAGCAAAAAAATCAATCGAGACGGGACTTTATAAAGAAGGCTGTTTTAAGTTCCGCAGCCGTAAGCATGGGCGGCGTACTTCCCGGCTTTAGTGCCCGGAGTTATAAAAGCATTTGGGGGGCTAATGAACGATTTGCGATTGGGGTAATGGGGGTAAACAGCCGGGGTCTTGCACTGGCAAGCAACTTTGCCAAACAACCTAATGCAGCGGTGCGCTATATTTCAGACGTGGATACGCGTGCCGCGGATAAATGTATCAGCCGCGTGGAAGCCATTCAGCAGTTGAAGCCTGTCGCGAAACCCGATTTCAGAAGGGCTTTGGAAGCCAGGGATCTGGATATAATGGTAGTGGCTACGCCGGATCATTGGCATGCGCCGGCCGCCCTGCTGGCGATGCAGGCGGGGAAGCATGTATACCTGGAAAAACCCTGCAGTCATAACCCCCATGAAGGAGAACTGTTGGTTGCCGCTCAAAAAAAATACAAAAAGGTACTTCAAATGGGCAACCAGCGCCGGTCCTGGCCCAATGTTGCGCAGGCCATTAAAGAAATTCATGACGGTATTATCGGGCGGCCCTATTATGCAAAAACATGGTATGCGAATAGCCGTAAGCCTATTGGCACGGGGAAAGTGGTTGCGGTGCCTAACTGGCTGAACTATGATCTGTGGCAGGGGCCGGCTCCGAGGATGCCTTATAAGGACAATTTGCTTCATTACAACTGGCATTGGTTCTGGCATTGGGGTACCGGTGAAGCGCTGAATAATGGTACCCACATGGTAGACCTTGCCCGCTGGGGATTGCAGGTGGATTACCCTGTTAAAGTGCAGTCCTCAGGTGGACGGCTGGTATTTACCGATGATTGGCAGACCCCCGATACACAAATGATCACCCTGGAATTTGCTAATAAAACGATGATCACATGGGAAGGCCGCAGCGCCAACGGCAGAGAAAGCGAAGGCAGTTCGGTGGGAGTCGTGTTTTACGGAGAAAAAGGCTCTTTGCAAATAGATGCAGGGAACAGCTATCATGTTTATGGATTGGATAACAAATTAATTAAAGAAGTAAAAGGCGATGCAACTGTAAAAGCAACTGATCTTTCCAATCCCGCGGAAACGCTGGATGCCTTCCATTTTCAAAATATGTTTGATGCCATAAAAGGAGGCGCGGCACTGCATTCCGATATCGAGGGAGGGTTTAAAAGTACGTTGTTGGTGCAATTGGGTAATATTGCGCAACGCACCACAGGGTTGTTACACACTGATTCGAAGAATGGCCATATCCTATCTGATCCCGGGGCGATGAAACTTTGGAGCCGTACGTATGAAAAGGGATGGGAACCGAAAGTATAA